In one Thermococcus celericrescens genomic region, the following are encoded:
- a CDS encoding TRASH domain-containing protein, which yields MKIDDLDLKLIHLLMDNSRLSISELAERLGVSRPTVKSRLEKLEKEGVILGYTVKLNPELLRAHNVVALIVKTDEPERMREFEEIIEINRFTSRKYLIKIAVEDMEELRKVIEGAGFEVIEIMPILESIERTTPPKVKIPFKCDYCGKEIVGEPIVYKYHNRVYFLCCPTCLREFKKTRENIEKFKLKEEDKVEHAHEHEHHAHN from the coding sequence ATGAAGATAGACGACCTTGATTTGAAGCTCATTCACCTGCTGATGGACAATTCGCGCCTGAGCATCTCAGAGCTCGCCGAAAGGCTTGGTGTCAGCAGGCCGACGGTAAAATCGCGCCTTGAAAAGCTTGAGAAGGAAGGAGTGATTCTTGGGTATACCGTAAAGCTGAATCCAGAGCTTCTCAGGGCGCACAACGTCGTTGCCCTCATAGTCAAAACTGACGAGCCTGAGAGGATGAGGGAGTTCGAGGAGATAATCGAGATAAACCGCTTCACGAGCAGGAAGTATCTCATAAAGATAGCCGTTGAGGATATGGAGGAGCTGAGAAAGGTCATAGAAGGGGCAGGGTTTGAGGTCATCGAGATAATGCCCATTCTTGAGAGCATTGAAAGAACCACTCCCCCGAAGGTCAAGATACCCTTCAAGTGCGACTACTGCGGCAAGGAGATAGTGGGAGAGCCGATAGTCTACAAGTACCACAACAGGGTTTACTTCCTCTGCTGTCCAACGTGCCTGAGGGAGTTCAAAAAGACCCGGGAGAACATAGAGAAGTTCAAACTAAAGGAAGAAGACAAAGTAGAGCACGCTCACGAGCACGAGCACCACGCCCATAACTAA
- a CDS encoding cytochrome C biogenesis protein: MPVSDAILMTAADIPLDSLGQVTEFTGVTFSIIALGILNALRPSIFLMIVFLLSMIALTDERKVLRVGLAFTVGAFLGYSIIAVALMNLHTKIPLLRYFVVAFGITVGVYKILSALGYVKIPVSSPLREKSNEVLEKATSPPAAFVVGGVMAFLSLSCVLPSYLLVSSLLSGQYPPGITAALLVVFIGISVLPFALVTLGFHYGSRYARLGRAVDKLSSVSGRGDLVMGVVLVLVSVLYFVFFL; encoded by the coding sequence ATGCCGGTTTCAGACGCAATTCTGATGACTGCCGCGGATATACCGCTGGACTCTCTGGGTCAAGTGACCGAGTTCACGGGGGTAACGTTCTCAATAATAGCCCTCGGGATTCTCAACGCCCTTAGGCCTTCCATATTTCTCATGATAGTGTTCCTTCTCTCGATGATAGCCCTGACGGACGAGAGGAAGGTTCTCAGGGTCGGCCTGGCATTCACAGTCGGCGCATTTCTGGGGTACTCGATAATAGCCGTTGCCCTCATGAACCTGCACACCAAGATACCCCTGCTCAGATACTTTGTGGTCGCCTTTGGAATAACCGTGGGGGTTTACAAGATACTCTCCGCACTGGGCTACGTGAAGATACCAGTCTCCAGCCCACTGAGGGAAAAGAGCAATGAGGTTCTTGAAAAGGCCACCTCCCCACCGGCAGCCTTTGTCGTTGGGGGAGTGATGGCGTTTCTCTCACTGTCCTGTGTGCTCCCCTCGTACCTCCTGGTGAGCTCCCTGCTCTCCGGCCAGTATCCGCCGGGAATCACAGCGGCGCTGCTCGTGGTGTTCATTGGAATATCAGTGCTGCCCTTTGCCCTCGTTACCCTGGGCTTTCACTATGGAAGCAGGTACGCGAGGCTGGGGAGAGCTGTGGATAAGCTCTCTTCGGTAAGCGGGAGGGGAGATTTAGTTATGGGCGTGGTGCTCGTGCTCGTGAGCGTGCTCTACTTTGTCTTCTTCCTTTAG